In Primulina huaijiensis isolate GDHJ02 chromosome 16, ASM1229523v2, whole genome shotgun sequence, a single genomic region encodes these proteins:
- the LOC140960697 gene encoding uncharacterized protein, with product MACTTALKQCRPWMRRAPLFHAAANRNLATSATAAGRASIHNSGFWRIAKSGDFAPVWMVAGMVCVAGCIGIHTATQQLRRSPSVQVTKKMRESVPEVEIPDAVLGSAEKFIDSSFLRKVAHIQDNYKDQQDSPTQSIFTRSRDIESLKSVGVRP from the exons ATGGCATGCACTACTGCTCTG AAACAATGCAGACCATGGATGCGCCGTGCTCCACTATTCCATGCCGCGGCTAACAGGAATTTGGCCACATCCGCCACAGCAGCCGGTAGGGCCTCCATTCACAACAGCGGGTTTTGGAGGATAGCGAAGAGTGGTGATTTTGCACCAGTATGGATGGTGGCTGGGATGGTCTGTGTAGCAGGATGCATCGGAATCCACACGGCAACGCAACAGCTGAGGCGATCGCCATCCGTGCAGGTGACGAAGAAGATGAGGGAGAGCGTGCCGGAGGTGGAAATCCCCGATGCAGTGCTCGGATCGGCCGAGAAATTCATAGACAGCTCGTTTCTTCGTAAGGTTGCGCATATCCAGGACAATTACAAGGATCAGCAGGATAGCCCAACTCAGTCGATTTTCACTCG ATCTCGTGATATTGAGAGTTTGAAATCGGTTGGGGTCCGTCCATGA
- the LOC140961856 gene encoding protein TRIGALACTOSYLDIACYLGLYCEROL 4, chloroplastic isoform X1, whose protein sequence is MKKLRWAMDGGSWDVDVSTPVTVEGVARPVSGEPLPLGLSRGARLSRPRQVDFFQRFMAMPVVPNLDSGRGFSFQRVLSLPLPSFASESWLVAILGQFNVQKFVTSLRKNGLRQESYASSLQSIWRHLSNKTLYALNFCSEWLLTSQDTMVLSLEACADDKAPRKKAVLHHKFLHHDLIVEAASPSLFVDQHGNYWDVPLTMAMDLSSVASDSGTSYHLCVNHTTGSPKQCDDHPTQRTPAALLSGLCAKCAVSFKKNFDIWRSEAQKMKMVQPYDIFLSTPHISAAGILGAVVTASVGDNALRAQEENGCSGFRAKGVNSAILADLFASASLSAQYGNFQKPFLDLTRFYARLDIPSGLNFLKGATCMAFDLYNSQVPNAEAVRAMCPSASFSFQQQIAGPFSFRVDAGVALDPKKKDWILNVNDPVVAIEYALQVLGSAKAVAWYSLKQREFMVELRFFES, encoded by the exons ATGAAGAAGCTTAGATGGGCCATGGACGGTGGCTCCTGGGACGTCGACGTATCGACTCCGGTGACGGTGGAAGGAGTGGCGAGGCCAGTCTCCGGCGAGCCGCTGCCGTTGGGATTGAGCCGCGGGGCTAGGCTGTCTCGCCCCCGGCAGGTTGATTTCTTCCAGCGCTTCATGGCTATGCCCGTCGTTCCCAATCTTGACTCCGGCCGTGGCTTCTCTTTTCAGCGAGTGCTCTCTCTTCCTCTGCCCTCCTTCGCCAGCGAGTCATG GTTAGTGGCAATTCTTGGACAGTTCAACGTACAGAAGTTTGTGACTTCGCTTCGAAAGAATGGGCTCAGACAAGAGTCATATGCTTCATCTTTGCAGAGTATTTGGAGACACCTTTCAAACAAAACTTTGTATGCCCTAAATTTTTGTTCAGAGTGGTTGTTAACCTCACAGGACACGATGGTACTTAGCTTAGAGGCATGTGCGGATGACAAGGCTCCTAGAAAGAAGGCAGTTCTTCATCACAAG TTTCTCCATCACGATCTCATTGTAGAAGCAGCTTCGCCATCACTTTTTGTTGATCAGCATGGTAATTACTGGGATGTTCCATTGACAATGGCGATGGATCTTTCGTCAGTTGCTTCTGACAGTGGAACAAGCTACCATTTATGTGTCAACCACACTACAGGTTCACCCAAGCAGTGTGATGATCATCCTACTCAAAGAACACCCGCTGCTTTACTTTCAGGTTTGTGTGCCAAATGTGCAGTttcattcaagaaaaattttgacattTGGAGAAGTGAAGCGCAAAAGATGAAAATGGTGCAACCATATGATATATTTCTGTCCACCCCTCATATTTCAGCAGCAGGGATTCTAG GTGCTGTCGTCACTGCATCTGTCGGAGATAATGCACTTCGAGCCCAGGAAGAAAATGGGTGTTCTGGGTTTCGAGCCAAAGGCGTAAACTCTGCGATTTTAGCGGATTTATTTGCGTCAGCCTCACTCTCTGCTCAGTATGGAAATTTCCAGAAGCCTTTCCTAGACCTTACTCGCTTTTATGCCCGGCTGGATATTCCTTCTGGATTGAACTTTCTAAAGGGTGCCACTTGCATGGCGTTTGATCTCTACAATTCTCAAGTGCCAAATGCGGAAGCAGTTCGTGCAATGTGTCCCTCTGCCAGCTTCTCTTTTCAGCAGCAG ATTGCTGGACCTTTCAGCTTCCGAGTCGATGCAGGAGTGGCGCTCGACCCAAAGAAAAAAGACTGGATTTTGAATGTGAATGATCCTGTAGTTGCCATCGAATATGCCCTTCAAGTACTTGGTTCAGCAAAGGCTGTAGCTTGGTATTCCCTGAAACAAAGAGAGTTCATGGTAGAACTAAGATTCTTTGAGAGTTGA
- the LOC140961856 gene encoding protein TRIGALACTOSYLDIACYLGLYCEROL 4, chloroplastic isoform X2: MPCRLVAILGQFNVQKFVTSLRKNGLRQESYASSLQSIWRHLSNKTLYALNFCSEWLLTSQDTMVLSLEACADDKAPRKKAVLHHKFLHHDLIVEAASPSLFVDQHGNYWDVPLTMAMDLSSVASDSGTSYHLCVNHTTGSPKQCDDHPTQRTPAALLSGLCAKCAVSFKKNFDIWRSEAQKMKMVQPYDIFLSTPHISAAGILGAVVTASVGDNALRAQEENGCSGFRAKGVNSAILADLFASASLSAQYGNFQKPFLDLTRFYARLDIPSGLNFLKGATCMAFDLYNSQVPNAEAVRAMCPSASFSFQQQIAGPFSFRVDAGVALDPKKKDWILNVNDPVVAIEYALQVLGSAKAVAWYSLKQREFMVELRFFES, from the exons ATG CCATGCAGGTTAGTGGCAATTCTTGGACAGTTCAACGTACAGAAGTTTGTGACTTCGCTTCGAAAGAATGGGCTCAGACAAGAGTCATATGCTTCATCTTTGCAGAGTATTTGGAGACACCTTTCAAACAAAACTTTGTATGCCCTAAATTTTTGTTCAGAGTGGTTGTTAACCTCACAGGACACGATGGTACTTAGCTTAGAGGCATGTGCGGATGACAAGGCTCCTAGAAAGAAGGCAGTTCTTCATCACAAG TTTCTCCATCACGATCTCATTGTAGAAGCAGCTTCGCCATCACTTTTTGTTGATCAGCATGGTAATTACTGGGATGTTCCATTGACAATGGCGATGGATCTTTCGTCAGTTGCTTCTGACAGTGGAACAAGCTACCATTTATGTGTCAACCACACTACAGGTTCACCCAAGCAGTGTGATGATCATCCTACTCAAAGAACACCCGCTGCTTTACTTTCAGGTTTGTGTGCCAAATGTGCAGTttcattcaagaaaaattttgacattTGGAGAAGTGAAGCGCAAAAGATGAAAATGGTGCAACCATATGATATATTTCTGTCCACCCCTCATATTTCAGCAGCAGGGATTCTAG GTGCTGTCGTCACTGCATCTGTCGGAGATAATGCACTTCGAGCCCAGGAAGAAAATGGGTGTTCTGGGTTTCGAGCCAAAGGCGTAAACTCTGCGATTTTAGCGGATTTATTTGCGTCAGCCTCACTCTCTGCTCAGTATGGAAATTTCCAGAAGCCTTTCCTAGACCTTACTCGCTTTTATGCCCGGCTGGATATTCCTTCTGGATTGAACTTTCTAAAGGGTGCCACTTGCATGGCGTTTGATCTCTACAATTCTCAAGTGCCAAATGCGGAAGCAGTTCGTGCAATGTGTCCCTCTGCCAGCTTCTCTTTTCAGCAGCAG ATTGCTGGACCTTTCAGCTTCCGAGTCGATGCAGGAGTGGCGCTCGACCCAAAGAAAAAAGACTGGATTTTGAATGTGAATGATCCTGTAGTTGCCATCGAATATGCCCTTCAAGTACTTGGTTCAGCAAAGGCTGTAGCTTGGTATTCCCTGAAACAAAGAGAGTTCATGGTAGAACTAAGATTCTTTGAGAGTTGA